The following are encoded in a window of Vigna unguiculata cultivar IT97K-499-35 chromosome 8, ASM411807v1, whole genome shotgun sequence genomic DNA:
- the LOC114193632 gene encoding uncharacterized protein LOC114193632 isoform X2 has protein sequence MQGSTGSLLKQLSVKEAWKSTSSRWGGKEKGCEASLSQMEGFSMYGNEDSGMVGKKRVMVVVDHTSHSKHAMMWALTHVANKGDFLTLLLVLPPHKPSQSSSSAFLVNHLASLCKDCKPEVEVEALVIQGPKLATVMSQVKKLEVSILVLGQKKPSPLLSCISSSEEFAEYCINNAECLAIGVRKRSQGNNGYLISTRWQKNFWLLA, from the exons ATGCAAGGTTCAACAGGGTCATTATTGAAGCAATTGAGTGTGAAAGAGGCTTGGAAATCAACATCAAGTAGGTGGGGTGGGAAGGAGAAGGGGTGTGAAGCTAGTTTGAGCCAAATGGAAGGTTTTTCCATGTATGGGAATGAGGACAGTGGAATGGTGGGGAAAAAGAgagtgatggtggtggtggatcACACTTCACATTCCAAGCATGCAATGATGTGGGCACTCACTCATGTAGCTAATAAGGGTGATTTCCTCACTTTGCTTCTTGTTCTACCTCCTCATAAGCCCTCTCAATCTTCCTCCTCTGCCTTTCTGGTCAATCATCTTGCTTCCCTTTGCAAAGATTGCAAGCCAGAG GTGGAAGTGGAAGCACTTGTGATCCAAGGACCAAAACTGGCCACAGTGATGAGTCAAGTGAAGAAGCTGGAGGTTTCAATCTTGGTATTGGGCCAAAAAAAACCCTCTCCTCTTCTTAGCTG TATAAGCAGCTCAGAGGAGTTTGCTGAGTACTGCATCAACAATGCAGAGTGTTTGGCAATTGGAGTGAGGAAGAGAAGTCAAGGCAACAATGGATACCTTATCAGCACAAGGTGGCAGAAGAACTTCTGGCTACTGGCTTAG
- the LOC114193632 gene encoding uncharacterized protein LOC114193632 isoform X1: MQGSTGSLLKQLSVKEAWKSTSSRWGGKEKGCEASLSQMEGFSMYGNEDSGMVGKKRVMVVVDHTSHSKHAMMWALTHVANKGDFLTLLLVLPPHKPSQSSSSAFLVNHLASLCKDCKPEVEVEALVIQGPKLATVMSQVKKLEVSILVLGQKKPSPLLSCLCGNNSISSSEEFAEYCINNAECLAIGVRKRSQGNNGYLISTRWQKNFWLLA, from the exons ATGCAAGGTTCAACAGGGTCATTATTGAAGCAATTGAGTGTGAAAGAGGCTTGGAAATCAACATCAAGTAGGTGGGGTGGGAAGGAGAAGGGGTGTGAAGCTAGTTTGAGCCAAATGGAAGGTTTTTCCATGTATGGGAATGAGGACAGTGGAATGGTGGGGAAAAAGAgagtgatggtggtggtggatcACACTTCACATTCCAAGCATGCAATGATGTGGGCACTCACTCATGTAGCTAATAAGGGTGATTTCCTCACTTTGCTTCTTGTTCTACCTCCTCATAAGCCCTCTCAATCTTCCTCCTCTGCCTTTCTGGTCAATCATCTTGCTTCCCTTTGCAAAGATTGCAAGCCAGAG GTGGAAGTGGAAGCACTTGTGATCCAAGGACCAAAACTGGCCACAGTGATGAGTCAAGTGAAGAAGCTGGAGGTTTCAATCTTGGTATTGGGCCAAAAAAAACCCTCTCCTCTTCTTAGCTG CTTGTGTGGAAACAACAGTATAAGCAGCTCAGAGGAGTTTGCTGAGTACTGCATCAACAATGCAGAGTGTTTGGCAATTGGAGTGAGGAAGAGAAGTCAAGGCAACAATGGATACCTTATCAGCACAAGGTGGCAGAAGAACTTCTGGCTACTGGCTTAG
- the LOC114193632 gene encoding uncharacterized protein LOC114193632 isoform X3, producing the protein MQGSTGSLLKQLSVKEAWKSTSSRWGGKEKGCEASLSQMEGFSMYGNEDSGMVGKKRVMVVVDHTSHSKHAMMWALTHVANKGDFLTLLLVLPPHKPSQSSSSAFLVNHLASLCKDCKPEVEVEALVIQGPKLATVMSQVKKLEVSILVLGQKKPSPLLSCKMQSDKLIIEKSMTCVETTV; encoded by the exons ATGCAAGGTTCAACAGGGTCATTATTGAAGCAATTGAGTGTGAAAGAGGCTTGGAAATCAACATCAAGTAGGTGGGGTGGGAAGGAGAAGGGGTGTGAAGCTAGTTTGAGCCAAATGGAAGGTTTTTCCATGTATGGGAATGAGGACAGTGGAATGGTGGGGAAAAAGAgagtgatggtggtggtggatcACACTTCACATTCCAAGCATGCAATGATGTGGGCACTCACTCATGTAGCTAATAAGGGTGATTTCCTCACTTTGCTTCTTGTTCTACCTCCTCATAAGCCCTCTCAATCTTCCTCCTCTGCCTTTCTGGTCAATCATCTTGCTTCCCTTTGCAAAGATTGCAAGCCAGAG GTGGAAGTGGAAGCACTTGTGATCCAAGGACCAAAACTGGCCACAGTGATGAGTCAAGTGAAGAAGCTGGAGGTTTCAATCTTGGTATTGGGCCAAAAAAAACCCTCTCCTCTTCTTAGCTG TAAAATGCAGAGTGATAAACTAATAATTGAGAAATCGATGA CTTGTGTGGAAACAACAGTATAA